A genomic stretch from Pagrus major chromosome 3, Pma_NU_1.0 includes:
- the ndufb9 gene encoding NADH dehydrogenase [ubiquinone] 1 beta subcomplex subunit 9, which produces MASAFLTHQQKVLRLYKKSLRHLESWCIFRDKYRFYACMMRARFDENKNEKDMMKATMMLKAGEEEFWANQHPQPYIFPDSPGGTSYERYECYKVPEWMLDHWHPSEKAMYPDYFSKREQWKKLRMQSWDKEVAQLEAETGADSLKTEALPPARKEGDLPPLWWQYVTRPRERPT; this is translated from the exons ATGGCGTCCGCCTTTCTGACCCACCAGCAGAAAGTGCTGCGGCTGTACAAGAAATCCCTGAGACACCTCGAGTCGTGGTGCATCTTCAG AGACAAATACCGGTTCTACGCCTGCATGATGCGGGCTCGCTTCGACGAGAACAAGAATGAGAAGGACATGATGAAGGCCACCATGATGCTgaaggcaggagaggaggagttcTGGGCCAACCAGCATCCTCAGCCCTACATCTTCCCCGACTCCCCTGGAGGGACCTCGTACGAGAGATACGAGTGCTACAAG GTTCCAGAGTGGATGCTGGACCACTGGCACCCCTCAGAGAAAGCCATGTACCCCGACTACTTCTCCAAGAGAGAGCAGTGGAAGAAACTGAGGATGCAGAGCTGGGACAAAGAG GTGGCCCAGCTGGAGGCTGAGACCGGAGCAGACAGCCTCAAGACCGAAGCCCTCCCTCCTGCACGCAAGGAGGGCGACCTCCCCCCTCTGTGGTGGCAGTACGTCACCCGCCCCAGGGAGCGCCCCACATAG
- the LOC140993872 gene encoding fibroleukin-like translates to MKWRLVVLTFVLLTDWCYIAASDEHSDVGHDEDVHPNSLTETNGDVLDMDIQTGREVPDTNTETNWDINKDNYEDADWHPPSSLLETHSDLLPDAPPVIRIVNPGVDGTNRTSPSSPCGEYSSQLTSNGQCRLMATLPPVPVGTSQKRCPDMFRCTDDISHWLHENQNRKEQLDELRETMSELQEELRSHRHRVKALEMQGEEGVNLNSTFDERLRSLELRHAEADTLLHVHSALLYELQAQLRNLSTVVQRMSRNTGCTINVIRTTPLLGMRDTLPPDGQYMSSCQSDCASLHHNGVRRSGVYNIVLSPGTTLPVYCDMETEGGGWTVFQRRRDGSVSFNRGWSEYRGGFGEARGEHWLGNQPLHLLSNHGHYSLRIDLQDWSHVHRHALYHTFRIESEENRYRLHVSGFSGTVEDSFGWYHDRQGFSTPDTGNICAEISHAGWWFHQCFHANLNGVYYKGGRYSLKAQNLLGPDGIVWFSWKDSDFYSLKAVTMMIRPRNFRPRFSP, encoded by the exons ATGAAGTGGCGATTGGTTGTTCTGACTTTTGTCTTACTGACAGACTGGTGTTACATCGCGGCCTCTGATGAACACTCAGACGTTGGACATGATGAGGACGTCCACCCCAACAGTCTCACAGAAACAAACGGGGATGTACTGGACATGGACATCCAAACAGGCCGGGAGGTACcggacacaaacactgagacaaACTGGGACATCAACAAAGACAACTATGAGGACGCTGACTGGCATCCACCTTCCTCCCTCCTGGAAACACACTCCGACTTGCTCCCAGACGCCCCGCCGGTGATACGCATCGTTAACCCTGGTGTTGACGGCACCAACCGGACCAGTCCGTCGTCACCGTGCGGCGAGTACAGCAGCCAGCTGACGTCTAACGGCCAGTGCCGGCTGATGGCGACGCTGCCTCCTGTGCCGGTGGGAACGTCGCAGAAACGCTGCCCAGACATGTTCCGCTGCACGGACGACATCTCGCACTGGCTCCACGAGAACCAGAACAGAAAGGAGCAGCTGGACGAGCTGAGGGAGACGatgtcagagctgcaggaggagctgaggagccACCGGCATCGAGTCAAGGCCCTGGAGATGCAG ggTGAAGAAGGTGTCAATCTTAACTCGACCTTTGACGAGCGGCTGCGGTCTCTGGAGTTGCGTCACGCCGAGGCCGACACTCTGCTCCACGTGCACTCGGCGCTGCTGTACGAGCTGCAGGCGCAGCTCCGCAACCTGTCGACCGTCGTGCAGCGCATGAGCCGCAACACGGGCTGCACGATCAACGTCATCAGAACGACGCCGCTGCTCGGCATGAGAGACACGCTGCCACCAG atgGACAGTACATGTCTTCCTGTCAGTCAGACTGTGCCTCTCTGCATCACAACGGTGTTCGTCGTTCTGGTGTTTACAACATCGTCCTGTCGCCTGGCACCACCCTGCCTGTCTACTGCGACATGGAGACCGAGG GTGGAGGTTGGACGGTGTTTCAGCGGCGGCGCGATGGCTCTGTGAGTTTTAACCGCGGCTGGTCGGAGTACCGCGGCGGCTTCGGCGAGGCACGAGGAGAACACTGGCTGGGCAACCAACCGCTCCACCTGCTGTCCAACCACGGCCACTACAGCCTCCGCATCGACCTGCAGGACTGGAGCCACGTCCACAGACACGCCCTGTACCACACCTTCAG gataGAGAGCGAGGAGAACCGGTACCGCCTCCACGTGTCTGGTTTCAGTGGAACGGTGGAGGATTCGTTCGGCTGGTACCATGACCGGCAGGGCTTCAGCACGCCGGACACCGGCAACATCTGTGCCGAGATCAGCCACGCCGGCTGGTGGTTCCATCAGTGTTTCCATGCCAACCTCAACGGCGTCTACTACAAG GGGGGGCGCTACTCTTTAAAAGCCCAGAACCTGCTCGGGCCGGACGGCATCGTGTGGTTCTCCTGGAAGGACTCAGACTTCTACTCTCTGAAGGCGGTCACCATGATGATACGGCCTCGCAACTTCAGGCCGCGCTTTTCACCGTAG
- the LOC140993746 gene encoding pro-opiomelanocortin-like gives MRPVCLLVAVVAAVGVATEAVSQCLDHPSCQEVNSESSMLECINLCRSDLTAETPFVPGDAHLQPLPPSDPEPLHSLSLLSSSSSPQAKRSYSMEHFRWGKPVVWKRRPVKVYTSNGVEEESAESFPGEMRRRELVIEDEEKAEEVAEEEQLPGDVHEKKDGTYKMKHFRWSGPPASKRYGGFMKSWDERSQRPLLTLFKNVINKDGQEQKREQ, from the exons ATGCGTCCTGTGTGTCTATTGGTGGCTGTGGTGGCGGCGGTGGGCGTGGCCACAGAGGCTGTCAGTCAGTGCTTGGATCATCCCAGCTGTCAGGAGGTCAACTCTGAGAGCAGCATgctg GAGTGTATCAACCTCTGTCGCTCTGACCTCACCGCTGAGACGCCCTTCGTCCCGGGCGATGCCCACCTCCAACCTCTCCCTCCGTCAGACCCTGAGCCCCTGCATTCCCTCTCTCTTctatcttcctcctcctctcctcaggccAAGCGCTCCTACTCCATGGAGCATTTCCGCTGGGGGAAGCCTGTCGTGTGGAAGCGCCGCCCGGTCAAAGTCTACACCTCCAACGGCGTGGAGGAAGAGTCAGCCGAGAGTTTCCCCGGAGAGATGAGGAGGCGGGAGCTTGTGAtagaggatgaggagaaggCGGAGGAGGTGGCGGAAGAGGAGCAGCTCCCGGGTGACGTCCACGAGAAGAAAGATGGCACATACAAGATGAAGCACTTCCGCTGGAGCGGTCCGCCGGCCAGCAAACGCTACGGCGGCTTCATGAAGAGCTGGGACGAGCGCAGCCAGAGGCCGCTGCTCACGCTCTTCAAGAACGTCATCAACAAAGATGGACAGGAGCAGAAGAGAgagcagtga